Proteins encoded together in one Rhipicephalus sanguineus isolate Rsan-2018 chromosome 9, BIME_Rsan_1.4, whole genome shotgun sequence window:
- the LOC119405850 gene encoding chromosome partition protein Smc-like: MSRDDDNVAAMKKRKKARNKRRNRKHRDTRLTPDESASGTEVVRARGLERDKVALEAEVDRLEQDTSQPATRISQLERELANLTDAHDCLKHEHGVYKAKATTLITEKDRHISDLKVKVRNLEKQLEQQLDESRQQFFEAQTSWSDKLHILEAQIFNMNRKMAEDSLDHEELQRQRAFQDSQLDELRMQAAVFHAQLAQAQQDRDREEEKCKKNQEQIQGLEEGKKTLLAKVSELEKQLNLALHSETMLKHGLKRNEAELETTQQELAKQNQVLASAEIGNKRLMEELEARQQQADKQSRLEEVTQRQESLESVAGQVDPFEAEPAAHVSNRTSVSDLQRNICEGHVSAGGICSRIFVGDVTLAWLPRSPAFNDSYLEEWPPPAHEWCGGQQRQQRQRHTTTAYDSIEPVLHQDHRHSVVLSTVVILTTVVVNLSESGTPPSSGGGSCLHCSECFEWPV, encoded by the exons ATGTCCCGGGATGACGACAATGTTGCGGccatgaagaaaaggaagaaggcgaGAAATAAGAGGAGGAACAGGAAGCACAGGGACACGAGACTAACACCAGACGAATCGGCGTCCGGCACCGAGGTGGTCCGCGCGCGTGGCCTTGAGAGGGACAAGGTTGCCCTTGAAGCTGAGGTAGATCGTCTCGAGCAGGACACATCGCAGCCTGCTACCCGCATCAGCCAGCTGGAACGTGAGTTGGCAAACTTGACTGATGCACATGATTGTCTCAAGCACGAGCACGGCGTCTACAAAGCCAAGGCAACCACCCTGATTACTGAAAAGGACCGCCACATTTCTGACCTGAAGGTCAAGGTCCGTAATCTGGAGAAACAGCTCGAACAGCAGCTGGATGAGTCGCGGCAACAATTCTTCGAGGCCCAGACATCCTGGAGTGACAAACTCCACATCCTTGAAGCTCAGATCTTCAACATGAACCGAAAGATGGCCGAGGACTCGCTGGA CCACGAAGAGCTCCAGCGGCAACGTGCATTCCAGGACTCCCAGCTGGACGAGCTACGGATGCAAGCAGCTGTTTTCCATGCGCAGCTTGCCCAGGCCCAACAGGACCGCGACCGAGAG GAGGAAAAGTGCAAGAAGAACCAGGAGCAGATCCAGGGGCTCGAGGAGGGGAAGAAGACTTTGTTGGCAAAGGTCTCCGAGCTCGAGAAGCAGCTCAATCTGGCGTTGCACTCTGAGACAATGCTCAAGCACGGTCTGAAGAGGAATGAGGCTGAGCTAGAGACTACGCAGCAAGAGCTTGCAAAGCAGAACCAGGTGCTGGCCTCGGCTGAGATCGGGAACAAGCGGCTGATGGAGGAGCTTGAGGCAAGACAGCAGCAAGCGGATAAACAATCCAGGCTGGAAGAGGTGACGCAACGGCAGGAATCCCTGGAGAGTGTGGCAGGACAGGTGGACCCATTCGAGGCGGAACCTGCCGCCCACGTGAGCAACCGCACCAGCGTGTCTGACCTGCAGCGCAACATCTGCGAGGGACACGTGAGCGCCGGAGGCATATGCAGTCGGATCTTCGTTGGGGACGTCACGCTTGCGTGGCTGCCGAGGTCACCTGCGTTCAATGACTCCTACCTagaggagtggccgccacccgcACATGAATGGTGTGGTGGGCAACAACGGCAACAACGGCAACGACATACGACAACGGCTTATGACTCGATAGAACCGGTGCTGCACCAGGATCATCGGCATTCTGTCGTGCTCTCGACCGTGGTCATCCTGACGAccgtggtcgtcaacctgagcgagtccggtACGCCTCCGTCTTCGGGCGGCGGGAGTTGCCTTCACTGC